The sequence CGATTGCCTCGGCATGCTTCTTGAAAATAGAACCGCAGCCGATGATGGCTGCTCCAAATTCTTTCATCTATTGCACCATCCGATCTTCTTAGTGCGCTCCTTAGCGCTATCTTAATGTAGCTGGTGTAAGATTAACCGCATGGGCTTGTGCGATCAGACAGAGTTCTGCGGCTTTAAAAGCATGCGCTTGCGTCATGGCCAATTCCGTTCGATGCAGACAATCCAGGATCAGCTCTCCAAAGAATGGAAACCCTATTTTGCCAGCCACATGTTCGTAATGCTCTCCTTGTCCATTTACCCAGTACACATGATCCGTTGTGTTCGAACGTCCGATATCCGTGTATTTACGCAATTCGATATAACCTTCAGTTCCCAAAATCATGGTCCGGCCATCGCCCCAGGTTCCCAAGCCATCAGGGGTAAACCAATCCACGCGAAAATATTGGGTAGCACCATTATCCCCCACTAATGTCGCATCACCGAAATCCTCCAATTCAGGGTAGGTGGGATTGTGATAATTGGCCACTTTGCTATGCAGCACAGAAGCCTCTTTACAATCTGCATAATATAGAAACTGCTCGATCTGATGACTGCCAATATCACAGAGAATGCCACCATATTTCTCACGCTGAAAAAACCATTCCGGACGGCTTGGTGCATTTAACCGGTGAGGCCCAAGTCCAATGACCTGCAGCACACGGCCAATTGCGCCCTGCTGAACTAGCTGTCCGGCATATACCGCGCTCTCCACATGTAGACGTTCACTGTAATAAACCATGTACTTTTGTTTACTACTCTCTACTAAAGTGCGGGCCGCTTCCAATTGCGCAAGTGTTGTAAAAGGAGCCTTGTCCGTAAAATAATCCTTACTATGCGCCATTACCGTAAGGCCCAAAGGCCCTCTTTCTGACGGGACAGCTGCTGCTGCAACAAGCCGCACTTCAGGATCTTCTAATATTTCAGCGGCAGAACGGGCTGCTTGTACTCCTGGATAAGTGTTCATGAAAGCCTTAACTTTCTCCTCGTCTGGATCATACACCC comes from Paenibacillus sp. 19GGS1-52 and encodes:
- a CDS encoding Gfo/Idh/MocA family oxidoreductase — its product is MNRKDGMLYAPTHEAKPVVRPGEFVIAAMALDHGHIYGMCNGLIEAGAQLKWVYDPDEEKVKAFMNTYPGVQAARSAAEILEDPEVRLVAAAAVPSERGPLGLTVMAHSKDYFTDKAPFTTLAQLEAARTLVESSKQKYMVYYSERLHVESAVYAGQLVQQGAIGRVLQVIGLGPHRLNAPSRPEWFFQREKYGGILCDIGSHQIEQFLYYADCKEASVLHSKVANYHNPTYPELEDFGDATLVGDNGATQYFRVDWFTPDGLGTWGDGRTMILGTEGYIELRKYTDIGRSNTTDHVYWVNGQGEHYEHVAGKIGFPFFGELILDCLHRTELAMTQAHAFKAAELCLIAQAHAVNLTPATLR